One window from the genome of Chrysemys picta bellii isolate R12L10 chromosome 15, ASM1138683v2, whole genome shotgun sequence encodes:
- the LOC101948030 gene encoding uncharacterized protein LOC101948030 yields the protein MALLVSVLVLSFLPEVFLSLGSGENPPPILVTEGEPVSFECSFDGSPAVGDPFYEIIWMYNMTHKNVSKRILPFRMTRPNSSVPVSVTEGHFRGHLDFEKNTSSLVIPEVRVNDSGLYYCEVNTVPDHVKSKTNGTCLIVTAPRENVLLISSLTAGLLLFLLALGLYFTLKCRIQAKKPEVSLEMSDPICSTSAPVRREFFTQPVGSEMIYSKLQWSKSSMVSSPGGSTHSGEPVTEKESRAGSSDPGMDTVYAMLQAP from the exons ATGGCTCTTCTCGTTTCTGTGTTGGTGCTCTCCTTCTTGCCGGAAGTGTTCCTTTCCCTAG GTTCTGGGGAAAACCCTCCACCGATCTTGGTAACTGAAGGGGAACCCGTCTCCTTTGAGTGTTCCTTTGATGGATCCCCTGCTGTTGGCGATCCATTCTACGAGATAATCTGGATGTATAATATGACCCATAAAAATGTGTCCAAGAGGATCCTTCCCTTTAGAATGACTCGTCCCAATTCCAGCGTCCCTGTCTCAGTCACTGAAGGCCATTTTAGGGGTCATTTAGACTTTGAAAAGAACACCAGCTCTCTCGTCATCCCCGAGGTGCGGGTGAATGACAGCGGCCTGTATTACTGCGAAGTGAACACAGTGCCAGACCATGTTAAATCAAAAACAAACGGGACTTGTCTCATTGTCACGG CCCCCCGAGAGAATGTTCTGCTGATCTCCAGTCTGACTGCTGGGCTACTTCTGTTCCTCCTTGCTCTGGGCTTGTATTTTACAT TAAAGTGCCGAATCCAGGCCAAGAAACCAGAAGTTTCTCTGGAAATGTCCGATCCCATTTGCAGCACCTCTGCCCCTGTCCGGAGAGAGTTCTTTACACAGCCCGTCGGCAGTGAAATGATCTATTCAAAACTGCAGTGGAGCAAGTCCAGC ATGGTGTCCTCTCCAGGGGGGAGCACTCACTCTGGCGAGCCAGTGACAGAGAAGGAGTCCAGAGCGGGGAGCAGTGACCCAGGAATGGACACTGTGTATGCCATGCTTCAGGCACCGTGA
- the LOC101941294 gene encoding pre-B lymphocyte protein 3-like has protein sequence MPEGIMSQFSHWGWDWHILSITAPLFHSASRAQPVLTQPASILVLPGQTVKLSCALNPGYNIREFGVSWYQQRPGSPPRYLLYYNSEVDKDKPSGIPDRFSASKDPASNACVLTIAAVQAEDHADYYCSIRYPIYYL, from the coding sequence ATGCCGGAGGGGATAATGTCACAGTTCAGCCACTGGGGGTGGGATTGGCACATTCTGTCCATAACTGCGCCCTTGTTTCATTCAGCTTCCAGGGCGCAGCCGGTGCTGACACAGCCGGCCTCCATTTTAGTGTTGCCGGGACAAACGGTGAAACTCTCTTGTGCCCTAAATCCTGGGTACAACATCCGGGAGTTCGGGGTCTCCTGGTACCAGCAGAGACCTGGCAGCCCTCCGAGGTACCTGCTCTATTATAACTCGGAGGTGGACAAGGACAAGCCCTCTGGAATTCCGGACCGTTTCTCTGCGTCCAAAGACCCTGCCAGCAACGCCTGCGTTCTGACCATCGCCGCGGTCCAGGCCGAGGACCATGCTGACTATTACTGCTCCATCAGGTATCCCATCTACTATCTCTAG